In the genome of Salinirussus salinus, one region contains:
- a CDS encoding glycosyltransferase, whose product MVPAGDRATSLLGSLLFLGVSAVILAFGYVTGFVTMTLQHDAVPVAVGFLEAEFAVVSFGAFILVSAAVFLAGLARRSNPDFATDAGHVTAVVPVYRDANVLERSVESLLESDYEDLDVLVVCEPDDPRTQDRAAQLAKQEGVDYLVNTRAPGSKAGAINYAVEETDGEYVAVFDADERVDERFVPAAVAKLQDSDVVQGRTVPEPTGLVESFAYYESVLLNYVALRLLYVFTEFRMAASRAVVLRREALSAVGGYDEGMLTEDFAFAHECYRERLDVTELLAYPSQIDAAHTLRDWWGQRKRWMTGYAQVLHRLLASVRPLTDYRNPLSAVIGATTVLGSLFMLTVLSKFAVLLVVGANLLFVVPLAAIAGVTYLIHWLDHARGTVSRPGWPGLLVPLVLPVYSLAAVKAVFEYLFTWTGEWYRVSKEA is encoded by the coding sequence ATGGTCCCTGCCGGCGACCGCGCCACGAGCCTGCTGGGCAGTCTCCTCTTTCTCGGGGTGTCGGCGGTCATCCTCGCCTTCGGCTACGTCACCGGCTTCGTCACGATGACGCTCCAGCACGACGCCGTCCCGGTCGCCGTCGGCTTCCTCGAGGCCGAGTTCGCGGTCGTCTCCTTCGGCGCCTTCATCCTCGTCTCGGCGGCGGTGTTCCTCGCCGGGCTGGCCCGCCGCTCGAACCCCGACTTCGCGACCGACGCCGGCCACGTCACGGCGGTCGTTCCCGTCTACCGGGACGCGAACGTCCTCGAGCGCAGCGTCGAGAGTCTGCTCGAGTCGGACTACGAGGACCTGGACGTGCTGGTCGTCTGCGAGCCCGACGACCCCCGGACACAGGACCGGGCCGCCCAGCTCGCCAAGCAGGAAGGGGTCGACTACCTCGTCAACACCCGGGCACCGGGCTCGAAGGCCGGCGCCATCAACTACGCCGTCGAGGAGACCGACGGCGAGTACGTCGCGGTCTTCGACGCCGACGAGCGCGTCGACGAGCGGTTCGTCCCCGCCGCCGTCGCAAAGCTACAGGACAGCGACGTCGTTCAGGGCCGAACCGTCCCCGAGCCGACCGGCCTGGTCGAGTCCTTCGCCTACTACGAGTCGGTCCTGCTGAACTACGTGGCGCTTCGCCTGCTGTACGTCTTCACGGAGTTCCGGATGGCCGCCAGCCGGGCGGTCGTCCTCCGCCGGGAGGCGCTTTCGGCGGTCGGCGGCTACGACGAGGGGATGCTCACCGAGGACTTCGCCTTCGCCCACGAGTGCTACCGCGAACGGCTGGACGTGACGGAGCTGCTCGCGTACCCCTCGCAGATCGACGCCGCCCACACCCTCCGTGACTGGTGGGGGCAGCGAAAGCGCTGGATGACCGGCTACGCGCAGGTGCTCCATCGCCTGCTTGCGTCGGTCCGCCCGCTGACCGACTACCGCAACCCCCTCTCGGCGGTCATCGGCGCGACGACGGTGCTGGGAAGCCTGTTCATGCTCACCGTCCTCTCGAAGTTCGCCGTCCTCCTGGTCGTGGGCGCGAACCTGCTGTTCGTCGTGCCGCTTGCCGCGATCGCCGGCGTCACCTACCTGATCCACTGGCTGGACCACGCCCGCGGGACCGTCTCCCGGCCCGGCTGGCCCGGGCTGCTCGTCCCGCTGGTGCTTCCGGTCTACAGCCTCGCGGCCGTCAAGGCGGTCTTCGAGTACCTCTTCACCTGGACCGGCGAGTGGTACCGGGTCAGCAAGGAGGCCTGA
- a CDS encoding FAD-dependent oxidoreductase — protein MQTDSNARAGTGEPASGSPDRRVSAPAWVPSDDGFAGATDRQVLVVGDSVAGLTLALLLGRAGYDPLLAAGDGEGSSSRLAYLWPPALRVLAAVDAGGPVLDRARVVDDVSVHRVGAGSAEPATFSRAADGAAAPPVVVPTPALRRTLRETLSGRVRLDRTVETLSRHDGGLTAEFDGGVREWFDAVVDASAGTPALGPPGTGPGDTDAGVTLVQYETVLGDDDPAPNRLRDAWWPGVLVQHLPHPDDGGRLLRVTTAGRDPRAALVEDGPDGPATRGGPDPEAVAAALAGAEPAGRRRVRLPPAAASPARWGRGRIARCGGAACPFAPASGFRASVAIEDALALVSRLARGPRSAAGAVDAYARDRARRVGTIRTRARAALPDHGYPVPDGDRSRLAALGVLRTVALGPFLGGALPSLQRDGFE, from the coding sequence ATGCAGACCGACTCGAACGCGCGCGCCGGCACCGGCGAGCCGGCCTCCGGTTCGCCCGACCGGCGCGTGTCGGCGCCGGCGTGGGTTCCCAGCGACGACGGGTTCGCGGGAGCCACCGACCGTCAGGTGCTCGTCGTCGGCGACAGCGTCGCCGGCCTCACTCTCGCACTCCTCCTCGGGCGCGCGGGGTACGACCCCCTGCTCGCGGCCGGTGACGGGGAGGGGTCTTCCTCCCGGCTGGCGTATCTGTGGCCCCCGGCACTCCGGGTTCTCGCCGCCGTCGACGCCGGGGGACCGGTCCTCGACCGCGCTCGCGTCGTCGATGATGTCTCGGTCCACCGGGTCGGCGCCGGGTCGGCAGAGCCGGCGACCTTCTCGCGGGCGGCCGACGGCGCGGCCGCCCCACCGGTGGTCGTCCCGACGCCCGCGCTCCGCCGGACGCTCCGCGAGACACTGTCCGGACGGGTCCGGCTCGACCGGACTGTCGAGACCCTCTCCCGGCACGACGGCGGGCTGACCGCGGAGTTCGACGGCGGGGTCCGGGAGTGGTTCGACGCCGTCGTCGACGCGAGCGCGGGTACCCCGGCGCTCGGCCCGCCCGGGACCGGTCCCGGGGACACCGACGCCGGCGTCACGCTCGTCCAGTACGAGACGGTCCTCGGGGACGACGACCCGGCGCCGAACCGCCTCCGTGACGCGTGGTGGCCGGGCGTGCTGGTACAGCACCTGCCGCACCCGGACGACGGGGGACGCCTGCTCCGGGTGACGACTGCGGGGCGGGACCCGCGGGCCGCACTGGTCGAGGACGGCCCCGACGGGCCGGCGACCCGGGGCGGCCCGGACCCGGAAGCGGTGGCCGCCGCGCTGGCCGGGGCCGAACCGGCGGGCCGCCGGCGGGTCCGGCTGCCCCCGGCCGCCGCGAGCCCGGCGCGGTGGGGGCGGGGCCGTATCGCCCGCTGTGGCGGGGCCGCGTGTCCGTTCGCGCCGGCGAGCGGCTTCCGGGCCTCCGTCGCCATCGAGGACGCGCTCGCCCTCGTCTCCCGGCTGGCCCGCGGGCCGCGGTCGGCCGCCGGAGCCGTCGACGCGTACGCCCGCGACAGGGCCCGTCGCGTCGGGACCATTCGAACGCGGGCGCGGGCCGCCCTCCCCGACCACGGCTACCCGGTCCCGGACGGCGACCGGTCGCGCCTCGCCGCGCTCGGCGTGCTCCGGACGGTCGCGCTCGGCCCGTTCCTTGGCGGGGCGCTGCCGTCTCTCCAGCGCGACGGCTTCGAGTGA
- a CDS encoding DUF7511 domain-containing protein — MSNSSDRERTDPRSETDPEWHTPPAVAPRLETIPDSESDTVTFVPLGGEYLDVTTAWITADEDLVVDVAEMH, encoded by the coding sequence ATGAGCAACAGCAGCGACCGCGAACGTACCGACCCCCGGTCGGAGACCGACCCCGAGTGGCACACCCCGCCGGCAGTCGCGCCCCGCCTCGAGACGATCCCGGACAGTGAGTCGGACACCGTCACCTTCGTTCCGCTCGGCGGCGAGTACCTCGACGTGACGACGGCGTGGATAACGGCCGACGAGGACCTGGTCGTCGACGTGGCGGAGATGCACTGA
- a CDS encoding 2Fe-2S iron-sulfur cluster-binding protein — MVELTSLGVVTGFLLTAVTVILHYSEGTGWEPTEDISQEVLERRAETVPETDFPEPMNRSIGGGGAAAAVGAGGAEAELADSEEEEEEGFDPAAIEDPETYEIEFSKEGETIEIAENENILEAGEEEGWDLPYACREGSCLSCSGHIADGDAHDYVRHSNNDTLSDDEMERGYCLTCTAYPTQSFTLETDESP; from the coding sequence ATCGTCGAGCTGACCTCGCTGGGTGTCGTCACCGGATTTCTGCTGACCGCGGTGACGGTCATCCTGCACTACTCGGAGGGAACCGGATGGGAGCCAACCGAGGACATCTCCCAGGAAGTGCTGGAGCGGCGCGCCGAGACGGTGCCGGAGACGGACTTCCCCGAGCCGATGAACCGTTCGATCGGGGGTGGCGGCGCGGCGGCGGCCGTCGGGGCTGGCGGCGCGGAGGCCGAACTCGCCGACTCCGAGGAGGAGGAAGAGGAGGGCTTCGACCCCGCGGCCATCGAGGACCCCGAGACCTACGAGATCGAGTTCTCGAAGGAAGGCGAAACCATCGAGATAGCCGAAAACGAGAACATCCTCGAGGCCGGGGAGGAGGAGGGCTGGGACCTGCCCTACGCTTGCCGGGAGGGGTCGTGTCTCTCCTGCTCGGGCCACATCGCCGACGGCGACGCTCACGACTACGTCCGCCACTCGAACAACGACACGCTCTCCGACGACGAGATGGAGAGGGGGTACTGTCTGACCTGCACGGCGTACCCGACCCAATCGTTCACTCTGGAGACCGACGAGTCTCCCTGA
- a CDS encoding ArsR/SmtB family transcription factor, giving the protein MSEAVTRDRPDENRDVREPTPTERSRDGGDEPELSPAELLALLDAEYTQAILAAAGQRARSARAIAEEVGASRATVYRRLDSLQEAGLVETGMQYDADGHHRTVFEATLETLSIDVTGDGLSVTVTTSAPEDRSAAPVLDA; this is encoded by the coding sequence ATGAGCGAGGCGGTCACACGCGATCGGCCGGACGAGAACCGCGACGTCAGGGAACCGACACCGACGGAACGCAGCCGGGATGGGGGCGACGAGCCGGAGCTGTCCCCGGCGGAGCTGCTGGCGCTGCTCGACGCCGAGTACACCCAGGCGATCCTGGCGGCAGCCGGACAGCGGGCGCGCTCTGCGCGGGCCATCGCCGAGGAGGTCGGCGCGTCCCGGGCGACGGTCTACCGGCGGCTCGACAGCCTGCAGGAGGCCGGACTGGTCGAGACCGGCATGCAGTACGACGCCGACGGCCACCACCGGACCGTGTTCGAAGCGACCCTCGAGACCCTCTCTATCGACGTGACCGGCGACGGGCTCTCCGTGACTGTCACGACGAGCGCGCCGGAGGACCGGTCTGCCGCCCCGGTGCTGGACGCGTGA
- a CDS encoding SDR family NAD(P)-dependent oxidoreductase, translating to MAHDAFGLDGSVAVVTGGSRGIGEATAVALAEAGADVAPVARSEDELAETATRVEDAGSEAHPVALDVTDSAGIVALFDEVADALGPADVLVNNAGTNPFFGDARDLDTETWEHIFAVNVRGAFECAREFGRRVLDRGGEGALVNVASVGGVRGLPRQVPYVASKHALVGMTKTLAVDWAPDVRVNALAPGYVKTDLTEGVRENESIREDLLSEIPQDRFADPEEIATGAVYLASDAASYVTGEVHLADGGMSAN from the coding sequence ATGGCACACGACGCCTTCGGGCTCGACGGGTCGGTCGCGGTCGTCACCGGCGGCAGCCGCGGCATCGGCGAGGCGACGGCGGTCGCGCTGGCCGAGGCCGGCGCCGACGTCGCCCCGGTCGCCCGCTCCGAGGACGAACTGGCCGAGACCGCGACGCGGGTCGAGGACGCCGGGAGCGAGGCCCACCCGGTCGCGCTCGACGTCACCGACAGCGCCGGCATCGTCGCGCTGTTCGACGAGGTCGCGGACGCGCTGGGTCCGGCCGACGTGCTGGTCAACAACGCCGGCACGAACCCCTTCTTCGGGGACGCTCGCGACCTCGATACCGAGACCTGGGAACACATCTTCGCCGTCAACGTCCGGGGGGCCTTCGAGTGCGCCCGGGAGTTCGGCCGCCGGGTGCTCGACCGCGGTGGGGAGGGTGCGCTGGTCAACGTCGCCAGCGTCGGCGGGGTCCGCGGGCTCCCCAGGCAGGTCCCCTACGTCGCCTCGAAACACGCGCTGGTGGGGATGACAAAGACCCTGGCCGTCGACTGGGCGCCCGACGTCCGCGTGAACGCGCTCGCGCCCGGCTACGTGAAGACCGACCTCACCGAGGGGGTGCGGGAGAACGAGTCGATCCGCGAGGACCTGCTCTCGGAGATCCCCCAGGACCGCTTTGCCGACCCCGAGGAAATCGCGACCGGCGCGGTCTACCTGGCCAGCGACGCCGCCTCCTACGTCACCGGCGAGGTCCACCTCGCCGACGGCGGCATGTCGGCGAACTGA
- a CDS encoding signal peptidase I, whose translation MSPLGRLRSANSSRARKVAVALAGVLLVAAVVPFVVFAVPQVVGADHGYVILSGSMEPALSPGDVVIVAATAEVAAGDIVTFDDGNEVPTTHRVVGTQDGQFVTKGDANEEPDSRLVARESLVGKVVLTIPLVGHVILWANTPTGYVAMVVAPLALLLVTELYSWARRGDAADTAPDGVDDTENEDDAPAASTDADQADDAEAAAAEADAETDTEAEADADTDAEADPETDAETPSRAGTVAVAVADLKLTLLASGTLLAYAGWNVYGEVTVAAAPDPVSVGAATAGGLGLLFAGWVTVGAWHRARTADDSGSASATEPLAAETDGGTDTGGEPDADGADAEADR comes from the coding sequence ATGAGCCCGCTCGGCCGGCTCCGGTCGGCCAACAGCTCCCGGGCCCGGAAGGTGGCGGTCGCGCTCGCCGGGGTGCTCCTGGTGGCGGCGGTGGTCCCCTTCGTCGTCTTCGCGGTCCCCCAGGTCGTCGGCGCGGACCACGGCTACGTGATCCTCTCCGGGAGCATGGAGCCGGCGCTCTCGCCGGGTGACGTGGTCATCGTGGCCGCAACCGCGGAGGTCGCCGCGGGCGACATCGTCACCTTCGACGACGGCAACGAAGTCCCGACGACCCACCGGGTGGTCGGCACCCAGGACGGCCAGTTCGTCACGAAAGGTGACGCGAACGAGGAGCCCGACAGCCGGCTGGTCGCGCGGGAGAGTCTCGTCGGCAAGGTGGTACTGACCATCCCGCTTGTCGGCCACGTCATCCTCTGGGCGAACACCCCGACCGGCTACGTGGCGATGGTCGTCGCGCCGCTGGCCCTGCTGCTGGTCACAGAGCTGTACAGCTGGGCGCGCCGCGGTGACGCCGCTGACACCGCGCCCGACGGTGTCGACGACACGGAGAACGAGGACGACGCGCCGGCCGCGAGCACTGACGCCGACCAGGCGGACGATGCGGAGGCCGCTGCAGCGGAGGCCGACGCCGAAACCGATACCGAGGCGGAGGCCGACGCGGACACCGATGCGGAGGCCGACCCGGAGACGGACGCTGAGACGCCGTCGCGGGCCGGTACCGTCGCGGTGGCGGTCGCGGACCTGAAGCTCACGCTGCTGGCCTCCGGGACGTTGCTGGCGTACGCGGGCTGGAACGTCTACGGCGAGGTGACCGTGGCTGCGGCCCCGGACCCGGTGTCGGTGGGCGCGGCGACCGCCGGCGGGCTGGGCCTGCTGTTTGCCGGCTGGGTCACCGTCGGCGCGTGGCACCGTGCGAGAACGGCCGACGACTCCGGGAGCGCGTCCGCGACGGAGCCGCTGGCAGCGGAGACCGACGGCGGGACCGACACGGGCGGGGAGCCCGACGCCGACGGCGCGGACGCGGAGGCAGACCGATGA